The DNA sequence CTGCGTGACCAGCTATATCTCACTCTTGAAGTTGACCATCTTCATTGGCAGCGTTACGATCAAATATATAATCTTTGAAAAACGGAGGAACTGCTTTGGATAAAAAACAGGTGAGAAGTTTCATGAAGCATAAATTAGCGCAGTTAAATAAAGAGGAAAGGCTGGGCCAGGAACAATTTCTTTATAAAGCTCTTTTTGCTCTTCCTGAATGGAAAAAGGCTGATACGATTGCTGTTACTATTTCAATCAATAATGAATTAAATACTCGTCCTATTTTTGAAAAAGCATGGGAAGAAGGGAAAACAACGGTGGCTCCTGTAGTTGGGGGGAATCCGAAACGACTTTCCTTTTTTAAAATATCTTCCTTTAACGAATGCCGCGAGTCTTCTATTGGTTTACTGGAACCGATAC is a window from the Alkalicoccus halolimnae genome containing:
- a CDS encoding 5-formyltetrahydrofolate cyclo-ligase; translation: MRSFMKHKLAQLNKEERLGQEQFLYKALFALPEWKKADTIAVTISINNELNTRPIFEKAWEEGKTTVAPVVGGNPKRLSFFKISSFNECRESSIGLLEPIPGEASSVNEESLDLIITPGLAYNKDGYRVGYGGGFYDRLLKNVETPSVSLCFDCQLLNDIPLENYDIPVKILLSGTDSREKK